A DNA window from Limanda limanda chromosome 6, fLimLim1.1, whole genome shotgun sequence contains the following coding sequences:
- the ca4b gene encoding carbonic anhydrase 4b has translation MLLVAVLFLLASFLRIVSGSDWCYQSQVTCNHTCAGPETWGLVAQNCSGRSQSPVNIVTRRALQDERLTPLYLTGFQETFHSHIMNTGHGVKLDLPSNMRIHGGMLPATYKAIQLHLHWGKDGGPGSEHLIDGEQFPMEMHIVHIKEKYVSLSEAVTDRTGVAVLGFFFQESEFVNKKFGPIIKALKYIQQPNNSTTLRGVSLDMFTPPQKNMTKYFRYDGSLTTPDCAEAVVWTVFEDTIPLSRQQLTAFSQLQFSDGKPMVRTYRPVQPLNERQVYYSRGHVAAVSTVLLILAALVPSALSLQTTA, from the exons ATGCTGCTCgtagctgttttatttttgcttgcATCTTTCCTGAGGATTGTCTCAGGCTCAG ATTGGTGCTACCAGTCCCAAGTCACATGCAATCACACCTGTGCAG GTCCAGAGACATGGGGACTTGTGGCTCAGAATTGCAGCGGCAGATCTCAGTCTCCTGTTAACATCGTGACGAGGAGAGCACTTCAAGATGAACGCCTCACTCCTCTTTACCTCACAGGCTTTCAAGAGACTTTTCATAGCCACATCATGAACACCGGACACGGTG TTAAACTGGATTTGCCCAGCAATATGAGGATCCACGGAGGAATGCTACCTGCCACGTACAAGGCCATTCAACTTCACCTGCATTGGGGCAAAGATGGAGGGCCGGGTTCTGAGCACTTAATCGATGGAGAACAATTCCCAATGGAG ATGCATATTGTtcatataaaagaaaaatatgtctccTTATCTGAGGCCGTCACAGACCGCACAGGTGTGGCTGTGCTTGGATTCTTCTTTCAg GAGTCTGAATTTGTAAATAAGAAATTTGGTCCCATTATAAAGGCTCTGAAATACATCCAACAACCCA acaacaGCACTACACTGAGGGGGGTGTCGCTGGACATGTTCACTCCGCCGCAGAAAAACATGACCAAGTACTTTCGCTATGACGGTTCCCTCACTACACCGGACTGTGCTGAAGCTGTCGTCTGGACTGTGTTTGAAGACACTATTCCTCTGAGCAGGCAACAG CTCACTGCCTTCTCCCAGCTCCAGTTCTCTGATGGAAAGCCAATGGTCAGAACCTACAGACCAGTGCAGCCCTTGAATGAGAGGCAGGTGTATTACTCCAGAGGccatgtggcagcagtgagCACTGTGTTACTCATACTGGCAGCGCTGGTTCCCAGTGCACTCTCCCTGCAAACCACAGCATGA
- the si:ch211-105f12.2 gene encoding RIMS-binding protein 2-like: METRLELDVVIYPNEVRIASPEELWEWELETASQVSTPLVRLFVALYPYNPAAMSPNYETAAEELPFVPGQIIKVFGDKDRDGFYDGESGGLSGVVPSNMVSEIPVDDEYLKHLLMQQNFLPLDNTGFYPAPDMSDVSSVSDELVVQRMVALFDYDPWESSPNVDSEDELGFRSGDIIYVLGDMDQDGFYFGDLHGRRGMVPSNFLQQFPWD; the protein is encoded by the exons ATGGAGACGAGGCTGGAGCTGGACGTTGTGATTTACCCCAATGAAGTGAGGATCGCCTCTCCGGAGGAGCTGTGGGAATGGGAGCTGGAGACTGCGAGCCAGGTGTCCACTCCCCTTGTGCGACTCTTTGTGGCACTTTACCCATACAACCCTGCAGCCATGTCTCCCAACTACGAGAccgctgcagaggagctgcctTTTGTACCAGGACAGATAatcaag GTGTTTGGAGATAAAGACCGTGATGGTTTCTATGACGGGGAGTCTGGTGGGCTCTCCGGTGTTGTGCCAAGTAACATGGTGTCTGAGATCCCAGTGGATGATGAGTACCTGAAGCATCTACTCATGCAGCAGAACTTCCTCCCTTTGGACAACACAG GTTTCTATCCAGCTCCAGACATGAGTGATGTTTCCAGTGTCAGTGACGAATTGGTTGTTCAACGAATGGTGGCCTTATTTGATTATGATCCATGGGAGAGTTCACCCAACGTGGACAGTGAA GATGAACTCGGCTTTCGTTCAGGAGACATTATCTATGTGTTGGGGGACATGGATCAAGATGGGTTTTATTTT ggGGACCTGCACGGACGACGAGGTATGGTTCCATCAAACTTCCTGCAGCAGTTTCCGTGGGATTAA
- the ywhag2 gene encoding 14-3-3 protein gamma-2 isoform X2 — protein MVDREQLVQKARLAEQAERYDDMAAAMKSVTELNEALSNEERNLLSVAYKNVVGARRSSWRVISSIEQKTSADGNEKKIEMVRAYREKIEKELEAVCQDVLNLLDNFLVKNCNETQHESKVFYLKMKGDYYRYLAEVATGEKRATVVESSEKAYNEAHEISKEHMQPTHPIRLGLALNYSVFYYEIQNAPEQACHLAKTAFDDAIAELDTLNEDSYKDSTLIMQLLRDNLTLWTSDQQDDEAGEERNQKP, from the exons ATGGTCGACCGCGAGCAGCTGGTGCAGAAAGCCAGGCTGGCTGAGCAGGCTGAGAGATACGATGACATGGCTGCAGCTATGAAATCG GTAACAGAGCTGAACGAGGCCCTGTCCAACGAGGAGAGGAACCTCTTGTCTGTGGCTTACAAGAACGTGGTCGGTGCCCGCCGCTCCTCCTGGAGAGTGATCTCCAGCATCGAGCAGAAGACCTCGGCTGACGGCAATGAGAAGAAGATTGAGATGGTCAGGGCCTACCGGGAGAAGAttgagaaggagctggaggccgTGTGCCAGGACGTGCTCAACCTCCTGGACAACTTCCTGGTCAAGAACTGCAACGAAACGCAGCACGAGAGCAAAGTGTTCTACCTGAAGATGAAGGGCGACTACTACCGGTACCTGGCCGAGGTGGCCACAGGCGAGAAGAGAGCCACCGTGGTGGAGTCGTCGGAGAAGGCCTACAACGAGGCCCACGAGATCAGCAAGGAGCACATGCAGCCCACCCACCCCATCCGCCTGGGCTTAGCTCTCAACTACTCTGTGTTTTACTACGAGATCCAGAACGCCCCGGAGCAGGCCTGTCATCTGGCCAAGACCGCCTTCGACGACGCCATCGCCGAGCTCGACACCCTCAACGAGGACTCCTACAAAGACTCCACTCTCATCATGCAGCTGCTCCGAGACAACTTGACACTGTGGACAAGTGACCAGCAGGATGACGAGGCAGGGGAGG
- the ywhag2 gene encoding 14-3-3 protein gamma-2 isoform X1 translates to MVDREQLVQKARLAEQAERYDDMAAAMKSVTELNEALSNEERNLLSVAYKNVVGARRSSWRVISSIEQKTSADGNEKKIEMVRAYREKIEKELEAVCQDVLNLLDNFLVKNCNETQHESKVFYLKMKGDYYRYLAEVATGEKRATVVESSEKAYNEAHEISKEHMQPTHPIRLGLALNYSVFYYEIQNAPEQACHLAKTAFDDAIAELDTLNEDSYKDSTLIMQLLRDNLTLWTSDQQDDEAGEGNN, encoded by the exons ATGGTCGACCGCGAGCAGCTGGTGCAGAAAGCCAGGCTGGCTGAGCAGGCTGAGAGATACGATGACATGGCTGCAGCTATGAAATCG GTAACAGAGCTGAACGAGGCCCTGTCCAACGAGGAGAGGAACCTCTTGTCTGTGGCTTACAAGAACGTGGTCGGTGCCCGCCGCTCCTCCTGGAGAGTGATCTCCAGCATCGAGCAGAAGACCTCGGCTGACGGCAATGAGAAGAAGATTGAGATGGTCAGGGCCTACCGGGAGAAGAttgagaaggagctggaggccgTGTGCCAGGACGTGCTCAACCTCCTGGACAACTTCCTGGTCAAGAACTGCAACGAAACGCAGCACGAGAGCAAAGTGTTCTACCTGAAGATGAAGGGCGACTACTACCGGTACCTGGCCGAGGTGGCCACAGGCGAGAAGAGAGCCACCGTGGTGGAGTCGTCGGAGAAGGCCTACAACGAGGCCCACGAGATCAGCAAGGAGCACATGCAGCCCACCCACCCCATCCGCCTGGGCTTAGCTCTCAACTACTCTGTGTTTTACTACGAGATCCAGAACGCCCCGGAGCAGGCCTGTCATCTGGCCAAGACCGCCTTCGACGACGCCATCGCCGAGCTCGACACCCTCAACGAGGACTCCTACAAAGACTCCACTCTCATCATGCAGCTGCTCCGAGACAACTTGACACTGTGGACAAGTGACCAGCAGGATGACGAGGCAGGGGAGGGCAACAATTAA